Proteins encoded by one window of Bactrocera oleae isolate idBacOlea1 chromosome 4, idBacOlea1, whole genome shotgun sequence:
- the Nup214 gene encoding nuclear pore complex protein Nup214 isoform X2 yields MALQCPGSVDVTDIQFKLQSKHKIFGGNSKLRDHVNLLACASNHGLLFVGNPNAPELQSYILPDVIYAKLKGQPVHLRTTKLPNAPNSIACNADGSMLAVNYTLQGYGVLDIYHVPSFAISDVKTLYSIRLPDQNVYALHILWNPVLSNVIGVVLSNGNFALYTLKDGGAMEMRLLQNQQIQSACWSPKGKQIVFGHPNGKLQQYKPDLTIVKSIICPPNVHPGPFDTIALHWLSTFQFVASFLQHGEEAMPNMYIINAPKGGTPVYINYNDVCYSGSEPRKQQVTFMHIAQWNLLLVTSANGVEIGLLGTKDANDQPQWVHYMLLDEARIEMPLTEGNDETYPIGLALDISPTHELIVGEKKLHPMPVIYVLSTHGHLLCFNFLNLSANVNICSPPAPIQYAMAKFSILNESSLTDSNNTQKEERENLTLPSIEPPPPPAPTLTFNAQPQMNVANQNMSAFGVPANKNLFSGGFEQKPQNLKFGVAAANTETMPNMLNKPTAQAAPLATAQNTLKPAPPTEVFKPLYTVSPEFAPPPVQSAQQTQQSQFDIAGKSKTHTLNLNETNTVIQQMIVMQMTAFDKEIKQLAQKSKLALHEDPSIMKSYSKRLINLQEIIDQANERDFIKDVQDLRHSLTESYEMLNEYRSKLETFKNPDEPGAKYLSLYDCISQRQLKSLQSYLTVNQSIMKRLEEQMDIQWSYYQDLVRRNSKCQMRIPCLDGIYQQMTKLKNLITQQQTKLHYIKNIMKQKDLGRARTGSDCRKESTQLIKSDAGIVSLADSILSMTIHNITDAKSNKLSESKLNALRNFTNQQGKVKIIKPQRPNRIELTSEVILETKQLIKKKESKDKEVKTSKAAEKIHATTKKETQQQQQHSFKPMQAPTKQNVELQVLKPQQQQPEQQALQFSKATPTAGYFSNSQSIAPPTAAVQPKPQTSTPFSTSTFGSGNNFQPKAEPIKHESGNEMPKFTPSTNTFKTDVVENKPNSHITAANKSTLPKTDAVDKSSATAMNFSFTTKADAADVGKSSLSFNATSKAFIGFGQQSSNIMPQTNLFNANKTAVNTNANQTNDAPKAFSFGSTFSALTDLNNANKPNAAQNQTNITANTNATATTQPLFGTTTMQPTIFNKQNENQYFATQAAPYAGASAIGMEKISTADTQTKSTPLVNALTKDATELSVVGAVGAAQTKSEADDMYLKSLNICKPTPKAVKPKDGSVFSFSLNTENNPPGAFPSMQPELSISKVNTITTNTTATITPTIFGKLTTTEQSSSPFNVANTNVSAFGSTLGSSTPSTLSIPTTSSIGGAGASAFSFTSSTLFKQLPTFQNQTAASTTTTAAATGVATSATISAPITAKTAPAEATAFTATTTHAPTAALASTAAITVAAATTILTPTPSPTIVAPNAVSSASVSSATSPFFSTIAAAKAPSESLFGNLGQPTQAASPVSSLAKTENAAQPATTTNVSAFGGLSLGSQAPAASGGSIFGNSSSVGFGAATGGIFAAATMPTSPSAAVGNTSAGSIFGNSAVKSPDSTAGSIFGNAAAKPAENTASIFGNAVVKSADSTGGSIFGGAPSKNPDAVNVFGSPTPANAAVSSGSIFGQSTGSIFASAAAASKPDSTPTPSGFSFVGSAFGAAPNNTAASGGSIFGGGAVATDAQQQQQQSNIFSSPVSGFGATANSPFSSFSQGGSSIASTGFGSPTQQQQTGAFPRPVFGGAPTFGSPPAFGAQPSFGGAPTFGSPKGFGSFATPTTTAFSTPTTQSSNIFEALGSTDTGLSFGNLAQTTNTPPNAPKPIFGGSSFMNYRA; encoded by the exons atggcgCTACAATGTCCTGGTTCAGTGGATGTAACC gatatacaatttaagttacaaagtaaacataaaatttttggtgGGAATTCTAAATTGCGCGATCACGTTAACTTATTGGCATGTGCCAGCAATCATGGTCTACTATTTGTCGGCAATCCAAATGCCCCGGAATTACAGT ctTATATTCTTCCTGATGTTATATATGCGAAGTTAAAAGGACAACCTGTGCACTTAAGAACCACGAAACTTCCTAATGCGCCTAATTCAATTGCTTGCAATGCAGATGGGTCTATGTTGGCGGTGAATTACACATTACAAGGTTATGGTGTTTTGGATATTTATCATGTGCCATCATTTGCGATTTCT GATGTAAAGACATTATATAGCATACGCTTGCCCGATCAAAACGTATATGCTTTACACATACTATGGAATCCTGTATTATCAAATGTCATAGGTGTAGTGCTTAGCAATGGTAATTTTGCGTTGTATACACTTAAAGATGGTGGCGCAATGGAAATGCGTTTGCTGCAGAATCAGCAAATACAATCCGCTTGTTGGTCGCCAAAAGGTAAACAGATCGTGTTTGGACATCCAAATGGAAAATTGCAACAATATAAACCCGACCTTACCATTGTTAAAAGTATCATTTGCCCACCGAATGTACATCCTGGACCTTTCGATACCATAGCATTACATTGGTTATCCACTTTTCAGTTTGTAGCAAGTTTTTTGCAGCATGGAGAGGAGGCTATGcccaatatgtatattataaatgcgCCAAAAGGTGGAACACCAGTTTATATAAACTACAAtgatgtatgctatagtggttcagaACCAAGAAAACAACAAGTTACATTCATGCATATTGCACAGTGGAATCTATTGCTAGTTACATCAGCAAATGGTGTTGAAATAGGGCTATTGGGTACTAAAGATGCTAATGATCAACCGCAATGGGTTCATTATATGTTGTTAGATGAAGCGCGCATTGAAATGCCACTTACTGAAGGCAACGATGAAACATATCCCATTGGTTTGGCATTGGATATTTCACCAACACATGAGTTGATAGTGGGAGAGAAGAAGTTACATCCCATGCCGGTTATTTATGTACTTTCTACACACGGTcatttgctttgttttaattttttgaatttgtcagcaaatgtaaatatttgttcgCCACCAGCACCAATTCAATACGCAATGGCAAAGTTTAGCATTTTGAACGAAAGCAGTTTAACTGATTCGAATAACACACAAAag GAAGAGCGTGAAAATTTGACATTACCATCAATTGAACCACCGCCACCACCGGCACCCACATTAACCTTCAACGCACAACCGCAAATGAATGTTGCTAATCAAAACATGTCGGCCTTTGGTGTGCCGGCAAACAAGAATTTATTCTCAGGTGGTTTTGAACAAAAACCGCAAAATCTAAAATTTGGTGTGGCGGCTGCTAATACTGAAACAATGCCTAATATGTTAA ACAAACCAACAGCACAAGCTGCGCCCTTGGCAACTGCGCAAAACACATTAAAACCTGCGCCACCTACAGAAGTTTTTAAGCCATTGTATACGGTTTCACCGGAATTTGCGCCACCACCGGTACAATCTGCGCAGCAAACTCAGCAATCTCAATTTGATATTGCGGGAAaatcaaaaacacacacacttaatttaaatgaaacaaatacaGTGATACAACAAATGATTGTGATGCAAATGACCGCATTTGACAAGGAAATTAAGCAACTAGCACAGAAGTCAAAACTAGCACTT CACGAAGATCCGAGTATCATGAAGAGTTATAGCAAACGCTTAATTAACCTACAAGAAATTATTGATCAAGCCAATGAGCGCGACTTTATAAAGGATGTTCAAGATCTACGCCACTCACTGACAGAATCATATGAAATGTTGAATGAATACCGTTCTAAACtagaaacttttaaaaatcCTGA CGAACCAGGTGCAAAGTATTTATCATTATATGATTGCATTAGTCAACGTCAATTGAAAAGTCTTCAAAGCTATCTCACCGTAAATCAAAGTATAATGAAGCGCCTGGAGGAACAAATGGACATACAATGGTCTTATTATCAAGATTTAGTGCGTCGCAATTCGAAATGTCAAATGCGTATACCATGCCTTGATGGCATATATCAACAAATGACCAAACTGAAAAATCTTATCACACAACAACAGACGAAAttgcattatattaaaaacattatgAAGCAAAAAGATTTGGGTCGTGCTAGAACAGGCAGCGATTGTCGAAAGGAAAGCACtcaattgataaaatcggatgc GGGCATTGTGTCATTAGCAGATTCTATACTCTCCATGACTATACACAACATTACAGATGCCAAAAGCAATAAATTATCAGAGAGTAAATTGAATGCTTTGCGAAATTTTACAAATCAACAAGGAAAGGTAAAAATAATCAAACCACAGCGTCCAAATCGTATTGAGCTGACATCAGAGGTTATTTTAGAAACCAAACAACTTATCAAAAAGAAGGAATCTAAAGACAAAGAAGTCAAAACCAGTAAAGCTGCTGAAAAAATACATGcgacaacaaaaaaagaaacgcagcaacaacaacaacattcattTAAACCTATGCAAGCGCCTACTAAACAAAACGTTGAGCTCCAAGTATtaaagccacaacaacaacaacctgaACAACAGGCATTACAGTTCTCAAAAGCGACACCAACAGCCGGATATTTCAGTAACTCACAGAGTATAGCACCACCTACAGCAGCTGTCCAACCTAAGCCACAAACAAGCACACCATTTTCGACATCCACTTTCGGTAGTGGCAACAATTTTCAGCCGAAAGCTGAACCAATTAAACACGAAAGCGGAAATGAAATGCCTAAATTTACACCAAGTACTAATACATTCAAAACCGATGTTGTTGAAAACAAACCAAACAGCCATATAACTGCAGCTAACAAAAGCACTTTACCAAAAACCGATGCTGTTGATAAATCATCAGCAACTGCAATGAACTTCTCATTTACAACAAAAGCCGATGCGGCCGATGTGGGCAAGTCGTCGTTAAGCTTCAACGCCACTTCGAAAGCATTTATAGGTTTTGGTCAACAATCGTCAAATATAATGCCACAAACCAACTTATTTAACGCAAATAAGACAGCAGTTAATACAAATGCTAATCAAACGAACGATGCGCCAAAAGCGTTCAGTTTTGGTAGCACCTTTAGTGCACTAACCGATTTAAATAATGCCAACAAACCAAATGCTGCGCAAAATCAAACAAACATAACGGCTAATACAAACGCAACGGCAACAACACAACCATTATTtggtacaacaacaatgcaaccaACAATTTTCAATAAACAGAACGAGAACCAATATTTCGCAACCCAAGCAGCACCCTACGCAGGCGCCAG TGCAATTGGTATGGAAAAAATATCCACTGCTGATACACAAACAAAGAGTACGCCTTTGGTAAACGCTTTGACTAAGGATGCAACAGAGCTTAGTGTTGTCGGTGCCGTTGGTGCAGCACAAACAAAGAGTGAGGCAGATGACATGTATTTGAAATCTTTGAATATCTGCAAACCAACACCGAaag CTGTGAAACCCAAAGATGGCAGTGTGTTCTCCTTTAGTTTAAATACGGAGAATAATCCGCCCGGCGCTTTTCCGAGCATGCAACCGGAATTATCGATTTCCAAAGTTAATACaattacaacaaacacaaccGCAACAATAACACCAACGATTTTCGGCAAGCTTACAACAACAGAACAGTCGTCTTCACCATTCAATGTCGCTAATACAAATGTATCTGCATTTGGTAGTACTTTAGGCTCCAGCACACCATCCACATTATCTATACCGACAACTAGCAGTATTGGTGGCGCAGGCGCATCTGCGTTTTCATTTACGAGCTCAACGCTCTTCAAACAGCTGCCGACTTTCCAAAATCAAACTGCTGCAAGTACCACTACTACTGCTGCAGCTACCGGTGTGGCAACATCGGCAACTATAAGCGCACCTATCACAGCTAAAACAGCGCCAGCAGAAGCAACTGCTTTTACTGCAACAACTACACACGCTCCCACAGCAGCATTAGCGTCTACTGCTGCAATAACGGTTGCTGCCGCCACAACAATCCTAACACCAACGCCATCACCTACAATAGTGGCACCCAACGCTGTCTCGTCGGCATCAGTTAGCAGCGCAACCAGTCCATTCTTTTCAACGATTGCAGCCGCTAAAGCGCCTAGCGAATCGCTGTTTGGCAATTTAGGACAGCCAACTCAAGCTGCAAGCCCCGTAAGCTCTCTTGCAAAAACTGAGAATGCTGCGCAACCGGCAACGACCACAAATGTGTCGGCATTTGGTGGCCTATCTTTGGGTAGTCAAGCACCAGCTGCCAGTGGTGGCAGTATCTTTGGCAACTCTAGTAGCGTAGGATTTGGTGCTGCCACGGGTGGCATATTCGCCGCTGCCACTATGCCAACAAGCCCATCAGCGGCTGTCGGCAATACCTCCGCTGGTTCCATATTTGGTAACAGTGCCGTTAAGAGTCCTGACAGTACTGCTGGGTCGATTTTCGGCAACGCCGCAGCAAAACCGGCTGAAAATACTGCATCTATATTTGGCAATGCGGTCGTTAAGAGCGCTGATAGTACAGGTGGTTCTATATTTGGTGGTGCTCCCTCCAAAAATCCGGACGCCGTTAATGTTTTCGGTTCACCAACACCAGCCAATGCAGCTGTGAGTAGTGGTTCGATTTTCGGTCAATCAACTGGTAGCATTTTCGCTTCTGCCGCCGCCGCCAGTAAACCGGATTCAACGCCCACACCATCGGGTTTCAGTTTTGTTGGTTCGGCTTTCGGTGCTGCGCCGAATAATACTGCTGCATCTGGTGGCTCTATATTTGGTGGTGGCGCAGTTGCAACCGAtgcacaacagcaacagcagcaatcaaatatatttagttCACCCGTCAGTGGTTTTGGTGCAACAGCCAATTCGCCGTTCAGTTCATTCTCACAAGGTGGCTCTTCAATAGCAAGCACAGGTTTTGGTTCACCTACACAGCAACAGCAAACGGGTGCTTTTCCACGACCAGTTTTCGGTGGTGCGCCAACATTCGGTAGTCCACCGGCCTTCGGGGCACAACCTAGTTTTGGTGGAGCACCAACTTTTGGTAGTCCCAAAGGTTTCGGCTCatttgccacgcccacaaccACCGCCTTCAGTACGCCTACAACGCAGAGCAGCAATATTTTTGAAGCTTTGGGCTCGACCGATACAGGCTTGTCTTTTGGTAATCTAGCACAGACGACGAATACTCC
- the Nup214 gene encoding nuclear pore complex protein Nup214 isoform X1: MALQCPGSVDVTDIQFKLQSKHKIFGGNSKLRDHVNLLACASNHGLLFVGNPNAPELQSYILPDVIYAKLKGQPVHLRTTKLPNAPNSIACNADGSMLAVNYTLQGYGVLDIYHVPSFAISDVKTLYSIRLPDQNVYALHILWNPVLSNVIGVVLSNGNFALYTLKDGGAMEMRLLQNQQIQSACWSPKGKQIVFGHPNGKLQQYKPDLTIVKSIICPPNVHPGPFDTIALHWLSTFQFVASFLQHGEEAMPNMYIINAPKGGTPVYINYNDVCYSGSEPRKQQVTFMHIAQWNLLLVTSANGVEIGLLGTKDANDQPQWVHYMLLDEARIEMPLTEGNDETYPIGLALDISPTHELIVGEKKLHPMPVIYVLSTHGHLLCFNFLNLSANVNICSPPAPIQYAMAKFSILNESSLTDSNNTQKEERENLTLPSIEPPPPPAPTLTFNAQPQMNVANQNMSAFGVPANKNLFSGGFEQKPQNLKFGVAAANTETMPNMLNKPTAQAAPLATAQNTLKPAPPTEVFKPLYTVSPEFAPPPVQSAQQTQQSQFDIAGKSKTHTLNLNETNTVIQQMIVMQMTAFDKEIKQLAQKSKLALHEDPSIMKSYSKRLINLQEIIDQANERDFIKDVQDLRHSLTESYEMLNEYRSKLETFKNPDEPGAKYLSLYDCISQRQLKSLQSYLTVNQSIMKRLEEQMDIQWSYYQDLVRRNSKCQMRIPCLDGIYQQMTKLKNLITQQQTKLHYIKNIMKQKDLGRARTGSDCRKESTQLIKSDAGIVSLADSILSMTIHNITDAKSNKLSESKLNALRNFTNQQGKVKIIKPQRPNRIELTSEVILETKQLIKKKESKDKEVKTSKAAEKIHATTKKETQQQQQHSFKPMQAPTKQNVELQVLKPQQQQPEQQALQFSKATPTAGYFSNSQSIAPPTAAVQPKPQTSTPFSTSTFGSGNNFQPKAEPIKHESGNEMPKFTPSTNTFKTDVVENKPNSHITAANKSTLPKTDAVDKSSATAMNFSFTTKADAADVGKSSLSFNATSKAFIGFGQQSSNIMPQTNLFNANKTAVNTNANQTNDAPKAFSFGSTFSALTDLNNANKPNAAQNQTNITANTNATATTQPLFGTTTMQPTIFNKQNENQYFATQAAPYAGASAIGMEKISTADTQTKSTPLVNALTKDATELSVVGAVGAAQTKSEADDMYLKSLNICKPTPKEAVKPKDGSVFSFSLNTENNPPGAFPSMQPELSISKVNTITTNTTATITPTIFGKLTTTEQSSSPFNVANTNVSAFGSTLGSSTPSTLSIPTTSSIGGAGASAFSFTSSTLFKQLPTFQNQTAASTTTTAAATGVATSATISAPITAKTAPAEATAFTATTTHAPTAALASTAAITVAAATTILTPTPSPTIVAPNAVSSASVSSATSPFFSTIAAAKAPSESLFGNLGQPTQAASPVSSLAKTENAAQPATTTNVSAFGGLSLGSQAPAASGGSIFGNSSSVGFGAATGGIFAAATMPTSPSAAVGNTSAGSIFGNSAVKSPDSTAGSIFGNAAAKPAENTASIFGNAVVKSADSTGGSIFGGAPSKNPDAVNVFGSPTPANAAVSSGSIFGQSTGSIFASAAAASKPDSTPTPSGFSFVGSAFGAAPNNTAASGGSIFGGGAVATDAQQQQQQSNIFSSPVSGFGATANSPFSSFSQGGSSIASTGFGSPTQQQQTGAFPRPVFGGAPTFGSPPAFGAQPSFGGAPTFGSPKGFGSFATPTTTAFSTPTTQSSNIFEALGSTDTGLSFGNLAQTTNTPPNAPKPIFGGSSFMNYRA, from the exons atggcgCTACAATGTCCTGGTTCAGTGGATGTAACC gatatacaatttaagttacaaagtaaacataaaatttttggtgGGAATTCTAAATTGCGCGATCACGTTAACTTATTGGCATGTGCCAGCAATCATGGTCTACTATTTGTCGGCAATCCAAATGCCCCGGAATTACAGT ctTATATTCTTCCTGATGTTATATATGCGAAGTTAAAAGGACAACCTGTGCACTTAAGAACCACGAAACTTCCTAATGCGCCTAATTCAATTGCTTGCAATGCAGATGGGTCTATGTTGGCGGTGAATTACACATTACAAGGTTATGGTGTTTTGGATATTTATCATGTGCCATCATTTGCGATTTCT GATGTAAAGACATTATATAGCATACGCTTGCCCGATCAAAACGTATATGCTTTACACATACTATGGAATCCTGTATTATCAAATGTCATAGGTGTAGTGCTTAGCAATGGTAATTTTGCGTTGTATACACTTAAAGATGGTGGCGCAATGGAAATGCGTTTGCTGCAGAATCAGCAAATACAATCCGCTTGTTGGTCGCCAAAAGGTAAACAGATCGTGTTTGGACATCCAAATGGAAAATTGCAACAATATAAACCCGACCTTACCATTGTTAAAAGTATCATTTGCCCACCGAATGTACATCCTGGACCTTTCGATACCATAGCATTACATTGGTTATCCACTTTTCAGTTTGTAGCAAGTTTTTTGCAGCATGGAGAGGAGGCTATGcccaatatgtatattataaatgcgCCAAAAGGTGGAACACCAGTTTATATAAACTACAAtgatgtatgctatagtggttcagaACCAAGAAAACAACAAGTTACATTCATGCATATTGCACAGTGGAATCTATTGCTAGTTACATCAGCAAATGGTGTTGAAATAGGGCTATTGGGTACTAAAGATGCTAATGATCAACCGCAATGGGTTCATTATATGTTGTTAGATGAAGCGCGCATTGAAATGCCACTTACTGAAGGCAACGATGAAACATATCCCATTGGTTTGGCATTGGATATTTCACCAACACATGAGTTGATAGTGGGAGAGAAGAAGTTACATCCCATGCCGGTTATTTATGTACTTTCTACACACGGTcatttgctttgttttaattttttgaatttgtcagcaaatgtaaatatttgttcgCCACCAGCACCAATTCAATACGCAATGGCAAAGTTTAGCATTTTGAACGAAAGCAGTTTAACTGATTCGAATAACACACAAAag GAAGAGCGTGAAAATTTGACATTACCATCAATTGAACCACCGCCACCACCGGCACCCACATTAACCTTCAACGCACAACCGCAAATGAATGTTGCTAATCAAAACATGTCGGCCTTTGGTGTGCCGGCAAACAAGAATTTATTCTCAGGTGGTTTTGAACAAAAACCGCAAAATCTAAAATTTGGTGTGGCGGCTGCTAATACTGAAACAATGCCTAATATGTTAA ACAAACCAACAGCACAAGCTGCGCCCTTGGCAACTGCGCAAAACACATTAAAACCTGCGCCACCTACAGAAGTTTTTAAGCCATTGTATACGGTTTCACCGGAATTTGCGCCACCACCGGTACAATCTGCGCAGCAAACTCAGCAATCTCAATTTGATATTGCGGGAAaatcaaaaacacacacacttaatttaaatgaaacaaatacaGTGATACAACAAATGATTGTGATGCAAATGACCGCATTTGACAAGGAAATTAAGCAACTAGCACAGAAGTCAAAACTAGCACTT CACGAAGATCCGAGTATCATGAAGAGTTATAGCAAACGCTTAATTAACCTACAAGAAATTATTGATCAAGCCAATGAGCGCGACTTTATAAAGGATGTTCAAGATCTACGCCACTCACTGACAGAATCATATGAAATGTTGAATGAATACCGTTCTAAACtagaaacttttaaaaatcCTGA CGAACCAGGTGCAAAGTATTTATCATTATATGATTGCATTAGTCAACGTCAATTGAAAAGTCTTCAAAGCTATCTCACCGTAAATCAAAGTATAATGAAGCGCCTGGAGGAACAAATGGACATACAATGGTCTTATTATCAAGATTTAGTGCGTCGCAATTCGAAATGTCAAATGCGTATACCATGCCTTGATGGCATATATCAACAAATGACCAAACTGAAAAATCTTATCACACAACAACAGACGAAAttgcattatattaaaaacattatgAAGCAAAAAGATTTGGGTCGTGCTAGAACAGGCAGCGATTGTCGAAAGGAAAGCACtcaattgataaaatcggatgc GGGCATTGTGTCATTAGCAGATTCTATACTCTCCATGACTATACACAACATTACAGATGCCAAAAGCAATAAATTATCAGAGAGTAAATTGAATGCTTTGCGAAATTTTACAAATCAACAAGGAAAGGTAAAAATAATCAAACCACAGCGTCCAAATCGTATTGAGCTGACATCAGAGGTTATTTTAGAAACCAAACAACTTATCAAAAAGAAGGAATCTAAAGACAAAGAAGTCAAAACCAGTAAAGCTGCTGAAAAAATACATGcgacaacaaaaaaagaaacgcagcaacaacaacaacattcattTAAACCTATGCAAGCGCCTACTAAACAAAACGTTGAGCTCCAAGTATtaaagccacaacaacaacaacctgaACAACAGGCATTACAGTTCTCAAAAGCGACACCAACAGCCGGATATTTCAGTAACTCACAGAGTATAGCACCACCTACAGCAGCTGTCCAACCTAAGCCACAAACAAGCACACCATTTTCGACATCCACTTTCGGTAGTGGCAACAATTTTCAGCCGAAAGCTGAACCAATTAAACACGAAAGCGGAAATGAAATGCCTAAATTTACACCAAGTACTAATACATTCAAAACCGATGTTGTTGAAAACAAACCAAACAGCCATATAACTGCAGCTAACAAAAGCACTTTACCAAAAACCGATGCTGTTGATAAATCATCAGCAACTGCAATGAACTTCTCATTTACAACAAAAGCCGATGCGGCCGATGTGGGCAAGTCGTCGTTAAGCTTCAACGCCACTTCGAAAGCATTTATAGGTTTTGGTCAACAATCGTCAAATATAATGCCACAAACCAACTTATTTAACGCAAATAAGACAGCAGTTAATACAAATGCTAATCAAACGAACGATGCGCCAAAAGCGTTCAGTTTTGGTAGCACCTTTAGTGCACTAACCGATTTAAATAATGCCAACAAACCAAATGCTGCGCAAAATCAAACAAACATAACGGCTAATACAAACGCAACGGCAACAACACAACCATTATTtggtacaacaacaatgcaaccaACAATTTTCAATAAACAGAACGAGAACCAATATTTCGCAACCCAAGCAGCACCCTACGCAGGCGCCAG TGCAATTGGTATGGAAAAAATATCCACTGCTGATACACAAACAAAGAGTACGCCTTTGGTAAACGCTTTGACTAAGGATGCAACAGAGCTTAGTGTTGTCGGTGCCGTTGGTGCAGCACAAACAAAGAGTGAGGCAGATGACATGTATTTGAAATCTTTGAATATCTGCAAACCAACACCGAaag AAGCTGTGAAACCCAAAGATGGCAGTGTGTTCTCCTTTAGTTTAAATACGGAGAATAATCCGCCCGGCGCTTTTCCGAGCATGCAACCGGAATTATCGATTTCCAAAGTTAATACaattacaacaaacacaaccGCAACAATAACACCAACGATTTTCGGCAAGCTTACAACAACAGAACAGTCGTCTTCACCATTCAATGTCGCTAATACAAATGTATCTGCATTTGGTAGTACTTTAGGCTCCAGCACACCATCCACATTATCTATACCGACAACTAGCAGTATTGGTGGCGCAGGCGCATCTGCGTTTTCATTTACGAGCTCAACGCTCTTCAAACAGCTGCCGACTTTCCAAAATCAAACTGCTGCAAGTACCACTACTACTGCTGCAGCTACCGGTGTGGCAACATCGGCAACTATAAGCGCACCTATCACAGCTAAAACAGCGCCAGCAGAAGCAACTGCTTTTACTGCAACAACTACACACGCTCCCACAGCAGCATTAGCGTCTACTGCTGCAATAACGGTTGCTGCCGCCACAACAATCCTAACACCAACGCCATCACCTACAATAGTGGCACCCAACGCTGTCTCGTCGGCATCAGTTAGCAGCGCAACCAGTCCATTCTTTTCAACGATTGCAGCCGCTAAAGCGCCTAGCGAATCGCTGTTTGGCAATTTAGGACAGCCAACTCAAGCTGCAAGCCCCGTAAGCTCTCTTGCAAAAACTGAGAATGCTGCGCAACCGGCAACGACCACAAATGTGTCGGCATTTGGTGGCCTATCTTTGGGTAGTCAAGCACCAGCTGCCAGTGGTGGCAGTATCTTTGGCAACTCTAGTAGCGTAGGATTTGGTGCTGCCACGGGTGGCATATTCGCCGCTGCCACTATGCCAACAAGCCCATCAGCGGCTGTCGGCAATACCTCCGCTGGTTCCATATTTGGTAACAGTGCCGTTAAGAGTCCTGACAGTACTGCTGGGTCGATTTTCGGCAACGCCGCAGCAAAACCGGCTGAAAATACTGCATCTATATTTGGCAATGCGGTCGTTAAGAGCGCTGATAGTACAGGTGGTTCTATATTTGGTGGTGCTCCCTCCAAAAATCCGGACGCCGTTAATGTTTTCGGTTCACCAACACCAGCCAATGCAGCTGTGAGTAGTGGTTCGATTTTCGGTCAATCAACTGGTAGCATTTTCGCTTCTGCCGCCGCCGCCAGTAAACCGGATTCAACGCCCACACCATCGGGTTTCAGTTTTGTTGGTTCGGCTTTCGGTGCTGCGCCGAATAATACTGCTGCATCTGGTGGCTCTATATTTGGTGGTGGCGCAGTTGCAACCGAtgcacaacagcaacagcagcaatcaaatatatttagttCACCCGTCAGTGGTTTTGGTGCAACAGCCAATTCGCCGTTCAGTTCATTCTCACAAGGTGGCTCTTCAATAGCAAGCACAGGTTTTGGTTCACCTACACAGCAACAGCAAACGGGTGCTTTTCCACGACCAGTTTTCGGTGGTGCGCCAACATTCGGTAGTCCACCGGCCTTCGGGGCACAACCTAGTTTTGGTGGAGCACCAACTTTTGGTAGTCCCAAAGGTTTCGGCTCatttgccacgcccacaaccACCGCCTTCAGTACGCCTACAACGCAGAGCAGCAATATTTTTGAAGCTTTGGGCTCGACCGATACAGGCTTGTCTTTTGGTAATCTAGCACAGACGACGAATACTCC